One Microcebus murinus isolate Inina chromosome 22, M.murinus_Inina_mat1.0, whole genome shotgun sequence DNA segment encodes these proteins:
- the SUSD2 gene encoding sushi domain-containing protein 2 isoform X1 has product MKPALLPWALLLLATAPGRGPGPTADAQESCSLRCGQPEGPCSCHPTCTGLSTCCSDFRDFCLEISPYSGSLMGGKDFVVQKLNSSTDSVVICRFKESIQTRGHIDSSGQVHCVSPLLYESGRIPFTVSLDNGRSFPHAGTWLAVHPNKVSETEKSHLVNETRWQYYGTEGTTGNLSLTWDTSALPAQAVTIELWGYEEMGRPYSGEWTAKWSYLYPLASNISNSGFFTFTPEPASPKHQEWKVGALRITDSRNYPGQKDVQALWTNDHALAWHLGSDFREDPVAWALAQCGAWEQLEDQLPDFLEELPDCPCTLAQARADSGRFHTDYGCDIEQGSVCTYHPGAVHCVRSVQASPRYGAGQQCCYTADGTQLLTADSSSGSTPDRGHDWGAPPFRTPPRVPGMSHWLYDVLSFYYCCLWAPACPRYMQRRPSNDCRTYRPPRLASAFGDPHFITFDGTKFTFNGRGEYVLLEAALTDLRVQARAQPGLTPNGTQTRGTGLTAVAVQEDDSDVVEVRLAHRAGALEVLLNQEVLSFAEQSWMDLKGMFLSVAAQDRVSVMLASGAGLEVGIQGPFLSVSVLLPEKFLTHTRGLLGTLNSDPTDDFTLRSGQVLPSSASPRDLFQYGADWAVHNASSLLTYDSWFLRRNFLYQPRHDPTFEPLFPGEAALSPSLALEAAELCGDDPFCNFDVAATGNLSTGNATRAAHLLHQHRAQSLQPVVSCGRLAAPLNGHKDSIRYLVGSTLHFHCHSGYSLVGADTSTCQADGTWSTPTPECQPGRSYAVLLGIIFGGLSVVAAVALAYVLLRRWRGSMHSWGSQP; this is encoded by the exons ATGCCCAGGAGAGCTGCTCCCTGCGCTGTGGGCAGCCGGAAGGGCCATGCTCCTGCCACCCGACCTGCACCGGCCTCAGCACCTGCTGCTCGGATTTCCGGGACTTCTGCTTGGAGATCTCGCCCTACTCAGGCTCCCTGATGGGCGGCAAGGACTTCGTGGTGCAGAAGCTCAACAGCTCCACAGACAGCGTCGTGATCTGCAG GTTTAAAGAGAGCATCCAGACCCGTGGCCACATAGACTCCTCCGGGCAGGTGCACTGCGTGTCACCCCTGCTCTACGAGAGCGGCCGCATCCCCTTCACTGTCTCGCTGGACAATGGCCGCTCCTTCCCTCACGCGGGCACCTGGCTGGCAG TGCACCCCAACAAGGTGTCAGAAACAGAGAAGAGCCACCTGGTGAACGAGACCCGCTGGCAGTACTACGGCACGGAAGGCACCACAGGCAACCTGAGCCTGACCTGGGACACCTCGGCGCTGCCCGCACAGGCCGTCACTATCGAGCTGTGGGGCTACGAGGAGATGG GGAGGCCGTACTCCGGGGAGTGGACAGCGAAGTGGTCATACCTATACCCCCTGGCCTCAAACATCTCCAACTCTGGCTTCTTCACCTTCACCCCGGAACCTGCGTCCCCCAAACACCAGGAGTGGAAAGTGGGTGCACTCCGCATCACCGACAGCAGGAACTACCCAGGGCAGAA GGACGTGCAGGCGCTCTGGACCAACGATCACGCGCTGGCCTGGCACCTGGGCAGTGACTTCCGGGAGGACCCCGTGGCCTGGGCCCTCGCTCAGTGCGGGGCCTGGGAGCAGCTGGAGGACCAGCTGCCCGACTTCCTGGAGGAGCTGCCCGACTGCCCCTGCACCCTGGCACAGGCCCGGGCCGACTCCGGCCGCTTCCAC ACGGACTACGGCTGTGACATAGAGCAGGGCAGCGTGTGCACCTACCACCCAGGGGCCGTGCACTGTGTGCGCTCCGTGCAGGCCAG CCCCCGGTACGGCGCGGGCCAGCAGTGCTGCTATACGGCCGATGGCACCCAGCTCCTGACGGCTGACTCCAGCAGCGGCAGCACCCCTGACCGGGGCCACGACTGGGGTGCACCCCCTTTCCGCACGCCGCCCCGCGTGCCCGGCATGTCCCACTGGCTCTACGACGTCCTCAGCTTCTATTACTGCTGCCTCTGGGCACCTGCCTGCCCCCGCTACATGCAGCGCCGGCCCTCGAACGACTGCCGCACCTACCGGCCCCCGCGCCTGG CCTCCGCCTTTGGAGACCCCCACTTCATCACCTTCGACGGCACTAAGTTCACGTTCAACGGGCGGGGCGAGTACGTGCTGCTGGAGGCGGCGCTGACCGACCTGAGAGTGCAGGCGCGGGCCCAGCCCGGGCTGACTCCCAACG GCACGCAGACCCGCGGCACGGGGCTGACCGCTGTGGCCGTCCAGGAGGACGACTCGGACGTGGTGGAGGTCCGGCTGGCCCACAGGGCCGGGGCCCTGGAGGTGCTGCTGAACCAGGAGGTGCTCAGCTTTGCCGAGCAGAGCTGGATGGACCTGAAGG GCATGTTCCTGTCAGTGGCTGCCCAGGACAGGGTCTCAGTCATGCTGGCTTCGGGGGCTGGCCTGGAGGTCGGCATTCAGGGCCCGTTCCTGAGTGTGTCCGTCCTGCTGCCCGAGAAGTTCCTCACCCACACCCGCGGCCTCCTCGGGACGCTCAACAGCGACCCCACCGACGACTTCACCCTTCGCAGCGGGCAGGTCCTGCCCTCAAGCGCCAGTCCCCGGGATCTGTTCCAGTACGGGGCCGACT gGGCCGTGCACAACGCTTCCTCCCTGCTCACCTACGACTCCTGGTTCTTGAGGCGCAACTTCCTGTACCAACCCAGGCACGACCCCACCTTTGAGCCCCTCTTCCCAGGTGAGGCCGccctcagccccagcctggctcttGAGGCGGCCGAACTCTGTGGGGACGATCCTTTCTGCAACTTCGACGTGGCGGCCACTGGGAACCTGAGCACCGGCAACGCCACGCGGGCCGCCCACCTGCTGCACCAGCACCGCGCGCAGAGCCTGCAGCCGG tGGTGTCCTGTGGCCGGCTGGCCGCTCCCCTCAACGGGCACAAGGACAGCATCAGGTACCTGGTGGGCTCCACCCTCCACTTCCACTGCCACAGCGGCTACAGCCTGGTCGGGGCAGACACCAGCACCTGCCAGGCCGACGGCACCTGGTCCACACCCACCCCGGAGTGCCAGCCAG GACGGAGCTACGCGGTGCTGCTGGGCATCATCTTCGGAGGCCTCTCGGTGGTGGCCGCAGTCGCGCTGGCCTACGTGCTGCTGCGCCGCTGGAGGGGCAGCAT GCACAGCTGGGGCTCACAGCCCTGA
- the SUSD2 gene encoding sushi domain-containing protein 2 isoform X2, translated as MGGKDFVVQKLNSSTDSVVICRFKESIQTRGHIDSSGQVHCVSPLLYESGRIPFTVSLDNGRSFPHAGTWLAVHPNKVSETEKSHLVNETRWQYYGTEGTTGNLSLTWDTSALPAQAVTIELWGYEEMGRPYSGEWTAKWSYLYPLASNISNSGFFTFTPEPASPKHQEWKVGALRITDSRNYPGQKDVQALWTNDHALAWHLGSDFREDPVAWALAQCGAWEQLEDQLPDFLEELPDCPCTLAQARADSGRFHTDYGCDIEQGSVCTYHPGAVHCVRSVQASPRYGAGQQCCYTADGTQLLTADSSSGSTPDRGHDWGAPPFRTPPRVPGMSHWLYDVLSFYYCCLWAPACPRYMQRRPSNDCRTYRPPRLASAFGDPHFITFDGTKFTFNGRGEYVLLEAALTDLRVQARAQPGLTPNGTQTRGTGLTAVAVQEDDSDVVEVRLAHRAGALEVLLNQEVLSFAEQSWMDLKGMFLSVAAQDRVSVMLASGAGLEVGIQGPFLSVSVLLPEKFLTHTRGLLGTLNSDPTDDFTLRSGQVLPSSASPRDLFQYGADWAVHNASSLLTYDSWFLRRNFLYQPRHDPTFEPLFPGEAALSPSLALEAAELCGDDPFCNFDVAATGNLSTGNATRAAHLLHQHRAQSLQPVVSCGRLAAPLNGHKDSIRYLVGSTLHFHCHSGYSLVGADTSTCQADGTWSTPTPECQPGRSYAVLLGIIFGGLSVVAAVALAYVLLRRWRGSMHSWGSQP; from the exons ATGGGCGGCAAGGACTTCGTGGTGCAGAAGCTCAACAGCTCCACAGACAGCGTCGTGATCTGCAG GTTTAAAGAGAGCATCCAGACCCGTGGCCACATAGACTCCTCCGGGCAGGTGCACTGCGTGTCACCCCTGCTCTACGAGAGCGGCCGCATCCCCTTCACTGTCTCGCTGGACAATGGCCGCTCCTTCCCTCACGCGGGCACCTGGCTGGCAG TGCACCCCAACAAGGTGTCAGAAACAGAGAAGAGCCACCTGGTGAACGAGACCCGCTGGCAGTACTACGGCACGGAAGGCACCACAGGCAACCTGAGCCTGACCTGGGACACCTCGGCGCTGCCCGCACAGGCCGTCACTATCGAGCTGTGGGGCTACGAGGAGATGG GGAGGCCGTACTCCGGGGAGTGGACAGCGAAGTGGTCATACCTATACCCCCTGGCCTCAAACATCTCCAACTCTGGCTTCTTCACCTTCACCCCGGAACCTGCGTCCCCCAAACACCAGGAGTGGAAAGTGGGTGCACTCCGCATCACCGACAGCAGGAACTACCCAGGGCAGAA GGACGTGCAGGCGCTCTGGACCAACGATCACGCGCTGGCCTGGCACCTGGGCAGTGACTTCCGGGAGGACCCCGTGGCCTGGGCCCTCGCTCAGTGCGGGGCCTGGGAGCAGCTGGAGGACCAGCTGCCCGACTTCCTGGAGGAGCTGCCCGACTGCCCCTGCACCCTGGCACAGGCCCGGGCCGACTCCGGCCGCTTCCAC ACGGACTACGGCTGTGACATAGAGCAGGGCAGCGTGTGCACCTACCACCCAGGGGCCGTGCACTGTGTGCGCTCCGTGCAGGCCAG CCCCCGGTACGGCGCGGGCCAGCAGTGCTGCTATACGGCCGATGGCACCCAGCTCCTGACGGCTGACTCCAGCAGCGGCAGCACCCCTGACCGGGGCCACGACTGGGGTGCACCCCCTTTCCGCACGCCGCCCCGCGTGCCCGGCATGTCCCACTGGCTCTACGACGTCCTCAGCTTCTATTACTGCTGCCTCTGGGCACCTGCCTGCCCCCGCTACATGCAGCGCCGGCCCTCGAACGACTGCCGCACCTACCGGCCCCCGCGCCTGG CCTCCGCCTTTGGAGACCCCCACTTCATCACCTTCGACGGCACTAAGTTCACGTTCAACGGGCGGGGCGAGTACGTGCTGCTGGAGGCGGCGCTGACCGACCTGAGAGTGCAGGCGCGGGCCCAGCCCGGGCTGACTCCCAACG GCACGCAGACCCGCGGCACGGGGCTGACCGCTGTGGCCGTCCAGGAGGACGACTCGGACGTGGTGGAGGTCCGGCTGGCCCACAGGGCCGGGGCCCTGGAGGTGCTGCTGAACCAGGAGGTGCTCAGCTTTGCCGAGCAGAGCTGGATGGACCTGAAGG GCATGTTCCTGTCAGTGGCTGCCCAGGACAGGGTCTCAGTCATGCTGGCTTCGGGGGCTGGCCTGGAGGTCGGCATTCAGGGCCCGTTCCTGAGTGTGTCCGTCCTGCTGCCCGAGAAGTTCCTCACCCACACCCGCGGCCTCCTCGGGACGCTCAACAGCGACCCCACCGACGACTTCACCCTTCGCAGCGGGCAGGTCCTGCCCTCAAGCGCCAGTCCCCGGGATCTGTTCCAGTACGGGGCCGACT gGGCCGTGCACAACGCTTCCTCCCTGCTCACCTACGACTCCTGGTTCTTGAGGCGCAACTTCCTGTACCAACCCAGGCACGACCCCACCTTTGAGCCCCTCTTCCCAGGTGAGGCCGccctcagccccagcctggctcttGAGGCGGCCGAACTCTGTGGGGACGATCCTTTCTGCAACTTCGACGTGGCGGCCACTGGGAACCTGAGCACCGGCAACGCCACGCGGGCCGCCCACCTGCTGCACCAGCACCGCGCGCAGAGCCTGCAGCCGG tGGTGTCCTGTGGCCGGCTGGCCGCTCCCCTCAACGGGCACAAGGACAGCATCAGGTACCTGGTGGGCTCCACCCTCCACTTCCACTGCCACAGCGGCTACAGCCTGGTCGGGGCAGACACCAGCACCTGCCAGGCCGACGGCACCTGGTCCACACCCACCCCGGAGTGCCAGCCAG GACGGAGCTACGCGGTGCTGCTGGGCATCATCTTCGGAGGCCTCTCGGTGGTGGCCGCAGTCGCGCTGGCCTACGTGCTGCTGCGCCGCTGGAGGGGCAGCAT GCACAGCTGGGGCTCACAGCCCTGA